In Planococcus shixiaomingii, the DNA window TATGTAAGAGTCAATTCTTCCTGTGGCCCTTCTAGCATCAGTTGAGACAAATTAAAGCCAAGTGCGCTGTCTGCCTCTTGAAAAAATCGTCGGCTCGTTTCATCGTTCAGAAACGATTCTCCCATTCCAACGGCTTGGGAACCTTGCCCCGGATAAATGAATGCGATTTTAGTCATGTTGTTGCTCCTTTTCCAGTGTACTGTGAATTGTTCCGGTCACGTCATACTCCACCATTGTCCGCGTTTGGCGAATGGCATTGAATAAGGCATTGGCATTTGATGAACCGTGTGCTTTGATTACCGGTGCTTTTAAGCCGAACAACCCGGCTCCGCCATACTCGCTGTAATCCAGCATGCCTTTAAGCCCGCTTAAATCATTTTTGACAAGAAGCGCCGCAATTTTCGTTTTAGTGGAAGCCATGAAAACATCCTTGATCATTGCAAAAACGTTCATCGCCGTTCCCTCAATTGTTTTCAAAACCATATTTCCCGTAAAGCCGTCCGTTACAACAACATCCGCCACGCCGTTCAATAAATCACGAGACTCGACATTTCCGATAAAATTGATTGGAGCCTGTTTTAATAGCGGAAAAGCCGCTTTCGTCAAATCGTTCCCTTTTTTCTCTTCGGTTCCAATGTTCAACAATCCGACTGTCGGATTTTCGATTCCACGGACTTTTTCCGCGTAAATACTGCCCATTACCGCGTATTGCACGAGGTGTTCCGGGCGCGCTTCTGCGTTTGCCCCCATGTCGAGCATGACAAACCCTTTGCCATCAATTGTCGGCAACGTCGGTGCAAGAGCTGGACGATCGACACCTTCAATGCGGCCGACTACAAAAAGTCCAGCTGCCATTAAAGCGCCCGTATTTCCGGCAGACACACAAGCATCCGCCCGTCCTTCTTTCACCGCTTGCGCCATTTGCACCATTGATGCATTTTTCTTGCGGCGTACAGCTCGGACAGGGTCATCTTCCGCTCCAATAATTTCCTCACAATGAATCACGCTAAGGCGATCTTGCGCCCGCAAGTATGGCTGCATCTTTTCTTCATGGCCGTACAGCTGGATTTCCAAATCACTAAATTCGGACAACGCCTTATACACGCCTTCAATTATTTCTTTTGGCGCGTTGTCGCCGCCCATTGCATCTACTGCTATTATCACTTTTCGTCACCTTCGCTTTGTTCCGTCATTCGGTACATTTCAAATGTCCCGATAAAAACCGTTGCTTGATCTACAGAAGATACCACTTTAACATACGCCCGGTTTTTTTCCGGATTGCGGTCCACGACTTGCGCTTTCGCCACAATGCGCTGGCCCGCTGTTACAGGGCGCAGAAATTGCAGTTCCGACTTTACCGTAAGCGCCAATTCATCGTTCATCACCGCAACTGCAAGCGAATTGGCTTGCGCGAATAAATGATGGCCTCTCGCGATTTTATTGCGTTGGAAAACGTGTTCCGGTTTCACATCAAAAATTGAAATCGCCCGTTCATCCAGTTCAATATCGATAATCTCGCCGAAAACTTCGTCGATCGGCAACGATTTCACTTCATCTTCATATGTTTTTACGGCTACGTGCTTAATGCGTTCACGCAACTCAGGAATCGAAAGTTCCATCCGGTCCAAGCGAATCGTTTGGACACTGACATCAAATTCAGCCGACAACTCCTCATCTGTCACAAATGGGTTCGTGCGGATCGAATCTTTAAGCGCTTGCTGTCGTTCTTTTTTCGGTCTTCTCACTATGTCACCGCCCGCTATTAGCACTTGGTACTAATATGAGTATATAAATAACAAAAAAAGAATGCAAGGATAAATCGTTATCCTGCATTCTTAGTCTAACCGTGAACTTGACAAAACTCCCGAATCTTCCAGATGTTCACGCAAGCATTTCGTTTCATCTTCAACCCAAAACTCTTCGCTGTTGACCAGTTTTTCGGCGTCTTTCCTGGCGGTTTCAAGCGCCCGGTAATCATGAACCAAGTCGGCCATTTTAAATTCCGGCACCCCGCTCTGCTTGCGGCCAAAAAAGTCACCTGGCCCTCGGAGCTGCAGATCTTTTTCAGCAAGAATAAAGCCGTCGTTCGTTTCGGTCATTGAAGTCATGCGTTCTTTGCCCATCTCGGTTTTCGGATCTGCCAGCAGTACACAGTACGATTGCTCGCTTCCTCGCCCGACTCGCCCGCGCAATTGGTGGAGCTGGGACAATCCGAAGCGTTCAGCATCGTAAATGAGCATAAACGAAGCGTTCGGCACGTTAACACCGACTTCAACTACAGTAGTCGACACTAATACAGAAATTTTCCCTTCCGTAAAAGCGCGCATCGTCTCTTCTTTTTCATCGGAATGCAGCCGGCCATGCATCAGGCCAACGGTGTGTTTCCCATGAAAATGGCTCGATAATTGCTGGAACAATTCGACAGCATTTTGAAAATCCAGTTTATCCGATTCTTCAATCAAAGGACAGATAACATAAGCTTGACGCCCTGCGGCCAGCTCTTTTTCCATGCGTCCTAAAATTTTGGCGAACATGTCTTTTTTCATCCAGAACGTTTGGATTTCTTTTCGTCCTACCGGCATTTCATCGATGACGGAAACATCCATTTCGCCAAACGCAGAAATGGCAAGTGTCCGCGGAATCGGAGTCGCTGTCATAAATAAGACATCAGGATTATAGCCTTTGTCTTTCAGCACGCGACGTTGATCGACGCCAAAACGATGCTGCTCATCCGTAATGACAAGACCAAGCTTTTTAAATTGCACATCAGGCTGAATCAGGGCATGGGTTCCAATGAGTATTTGGATTTCTCCAGCAGCCAATTGATCTAATATCAATTGGCGCCGCTTCCCTTTTACCGATCCTGTCAGCAAGGCGATATTCAACCCGAACGGTTCAAACCACTGCACCAGTGTATTAGCATGCTGTTCCGCTAAAATCTCGGTAGGCGCCATTAACGCGCCCTGCTGCCCTGCTGTAACTGCAGCGTACAACGATATAGCAGCAACGACCGTTTTTCCGGATCCTACATCCCCTTGCAGCAGACGATTCATGCGGAAAGGTTCTCTCATGTCTTTGCAAATTTCGTTGACAACCCGTTTTTGGGCAGCCGTCAAATCGAAGGGCAACGTTTGGATAAAATTTTTCAACTTCTCCAAGTCGTAATTAATAAATGAGCCGCCTTCTTCTTCACGATTCTTTTTCCGCAACGCCTGCATTTTCAGCTGGAACATTAAAAGCTCCTCGTACACAAAACGCCGGCGCGCTTGCTTAAGCATTTCGCCATCCGGCGGAAAATGAACCCATTCCAATGCATCTTGGAAGGATGGCAAGTGATAAGAACTAAGAAATCGCTTTGGCAAGCAATCTTTCAAATCATCTTTTATTAAATCCAAAGCTTGCCGCATCAGTTTCCGGAACGTTTTTTGGTAAATCGTCCCTTTTAGGCTATAGACCGGTTCAAAATCAGCGCCGCTCGTTCTTGGTCCGATGGTGTGGCTTTGCACCGTGATCACTTGTCGCCCGCGGTCCCATTTTCCAGACAGTGTCAAAACTTCTCCGATATGCAGTTTTGCCTTGACGTAAGGTTGATTAAAAAAGATGGCTTTGACTAAATGCCGCCCTACTAATATTTGCACTTGAGTCCGTGATTTGTTTTTTCCTAAAAAAAGGACGGAAGGTTCACTTTCGACCCTTCCCTCCACAGTTACTCGTTCGTTATGCGGCGTATCAGCCAAATCTTTCAATTGAAAATCTTCGTGGCGGTAAGGAAATGTCATAATCAGATCATGGATCGTTTCAATTTTCATTTCCTGCAGGGATTCAGCCGCTGTTTTTCCTACCCCTTTTAATGCAGTAACTGGCGTTTTAGCGTCCACTACCAACAACTGCCCCGCCAAATATTTTCGCTTCCAGCCATTTACCTGTCGGAGTAGCGGCTAGCCCTCCTTTAGCTGTTTCACGCAATGAGCTCGGCATCGATTGTCCGATTTCGAACATCGCCCCGATCACTTCGTCACATGGAATCCAGCTCGTTACGCCTGCCAAAGCCATATCGGCAGCTACAACTGAGTTTGCTGCTCCCATTGCATTTCGTTTAACGCAAGGCACTTCCACCAATCCCGCCACCGGATCGCATACAAGGCCAAGCATATTTTTCATCGTAATTGCAAATGCTTCAGAACTTTGCTGAGGCGTGCCTCCTGCCATTTCTACAATTGCCGCTGCCGCCATTGCTGCTGCTGATCCGACTTCCGCCTGGCAGCCTCCTGCCGCACCAGAAATCGACGCATTGTTAGCTACAACAAAACCGAAAGCGCCTGATGTGAATAGATAGCGGATCATTTGTTCACGCGTTGGATTCAGTTTGTTTTTTACAGCAAATAATGTGCCTGGAACGACTCCGGCAGATCCTGCTGTCGGTGTTGCGCAGATCGTGCCCATTGCCGCATTTACTTCGTTCGTTGCTACTGCTTTGCTAACAGCATCCAACAACAAATCTCCTGAAAGCGAATTGCCTTTTGCCATATAATCTTGCAACAAAACCGCATCGCCGCCCGTTAAACCGGAAACCGAATGCACGCCTTTCAAGCCTTTTTCCACCGCTTCCTCCATGACTGTGAGATTGCGGTCCATTTGTTTCATGATTTCTTCACGAGACCGATCAGTTACAAGCATTTCTTGTTCAATCATAATTTCTGAAATGAGCTTATTTTCTTTTTCAGCACGCTCTACTAATTCTCGTACATTGCGAAATAAATATTCCACGGTTTATTCCTCCAATTTAATCTGCGATTCGTGTAACTTGTGTGATGTTCGGAAGTTCTCTTAGTTCATCCATCACTTCTTTATCGACATTTTGATCCACTTCAATCACCATTAGCGCCATATGCCCTTTCTCTTTACGGGAAACTTCCATATGGCCAATATTGATATCATATTTGTACAAACAATTGGAAACGTTTGCAATACAACCTGACCGGTCCTCGTGAACCACTAAGATCGCCGGATGCTCACCGGATAGTTTCAATGGGAAACCATTAAGTTCTGTGATTTCAATTTTTCCGCCGCCAATTGAAATCCCCATCATGGACATTTCGGAATGCTCATCGCCTACAACTATTCTGGTCGTATTCGGATGGTCGACATTTCCGGTTTCCGGTATAAACTCAAACGCCATTCCGACCTTTTCTGCTTCTTCAAAAGAAGTTTTTATGCGTTCATCAAAAGTATCATAATCCAGAAGGCCGCCGATAATGGCTACGTCCGTGCTGTGTCCTTTAAACGTTTCCGCAAATGACCCGTATAAATGCACTTTTGCCCATTTCGGCTGGCGTCCGAACAAATCTCTCGCTACTCGTCCGATGCGGGCTGCTCCCGCGGTATGTGAAGAAGATGGCCCAATCATAACGGGACCGATTATATCAAATACAGATTTGAACTTCATTGCTCAAACCCCTTTCTAAGTACGTATATTACTAGTTTACATGAATTTGTCACATTTAACAAAAATAAAAGACCCATGCCAACTGCATGGGTCCTTTATCCACTTCCCTCAAAACTAAGGCTTTGTCGATTTCAACCCTTATAGAGGAAAGACTGTTTTTATTCTACTGCTAAAATATATGGGTATAGCGGCTGCTTGCCGTTATGGATTTCCACTTCAACTTCTTCGTTAAGGGACTCGATAAACTCAGCCAGTTTTTCAGCGTCGCTTTCGCTGACGTCTTCACCGTAAAGAATCGTAACGATCTCCGCGTCTTCATCTATCAATTTTTTAGCTAACTCTTCTGTCACCATTTCAAGGCTGGCATCAGAAACGACAATTTTACCTTGTGAAATGCCCATGAAGTCATCTTTTTTGATCTCGATTCCGTCTATCGAGGTATCACGCACAGCGTACGTAACAGAACCGGATTTAACGTTTTTCGAAGCACTGCTCATCAGTTTACAGTTATCTTCGACGGTTGCAGAAGGGTTAAATGCCAATAATGCTGACATGCCTTCAGGAACATCACGAGTCGGAACGACCGCAGCTTCGATATCAAGCAATTCAGCCGCTTGTTCTGCAGCCATGATGATGTTTTTATTGTTCGGCAAGATTAGGACACGTTCCGCTTGGATCTCTTTAACCGCATTGACAATGTCTTCTGTCGAAGGGTTCATCGTCTGGCCGCCTTCAATAACATAAGAAGCGCCAATTGAACGCAGCAAGTCCGCAATGCCTTCGCCCATCGCGACGGTCACTACAGCATACGGGTGTTTAGCGTTTGGTTTAACAGCGTCTTTCTTAAAATCTTCCCCAACAATATCAATATGCTGCTGGCGCATGTTTTCGATTTTCATGCTGATCAAACTGCCGTATTGTTGGCCATATGTAAGGACTTTTCCAGGTTCTTCGGAATGAATATGGATTTTCGCCACTTCATCATCCGCAATTACCAGTAAAGAATCACCATAAGCGCTTAAATCCGTGCGGAAAGAAGCTTCGTTGAATTGTTGTTTGTCTTTTTCGAATTTCACCATGAATTCGGTGCAATAGCCAAATTCGATATCTGCAGTGTCCATGAATCCAGCGATATTTTTATGGTGTTCTGCACTGACCAGTTCACTTATCGAAGCGTGAGCATGTTTTTCCGGCAATTTCTCGCCTTTTAGGCATGCTAAAAAGCCTTCGTATACATAAACAAGCCCTTGTCCGCCGCTGTCCACAACTCCAACTTCTTTAAGAACAGGAAGTAAGTCAGGTGTGCGTTCTAATGAGGCTTTTGCTTCTGTAACGACGCCTTCAAATAAAACAATGAGATCTTCTTCTGTTTTGGCTAATTCCATTCCTTTTGCTGCTGAATCTTTAGCGACAGTCAAAATAGTGCCTTCCACCGGTTTCATAACCGCTTTATAGGCCGTTTCAACGCCATGCTGCAAAGCTTCTGCAAATTGTGCAGCTGATAAAGCCGGTTCATTCTCAATGTGCTTGCTGAACCCTCTGAACAATTGAGACAAAATAACGCCGGAATTTCCGCGTGCGCCCATCAACAAACCTTTGGATAAAGCACTGGCTGTTTTGCCAATATGCTCTACGGCGTTCGCTTCTGTTTCTTTCGCCCCGGATGACATTGACAAGTTCATATTTGTCCCTGTATCGCCGTCTGGCACTGGGAATACATTTAATGCATCTACATAATCCGCGTTTTGGAACAAATGATGTGCTCCCATTTGCACCATCTCGGCGAATTGAATACCATTCAATGACTTCATAACCAATTCTTCCTCCTCTTACGGGTTCGTAACTCGAACTCCCTGAACATAAATATTTACGGCTTTAACAGGCATGCCGATTGTTTTTGTTAGTGTATATTTGACTTTCGACTGAACTTGATAAGCCACTTCGGAAATTTTTGTTCCGTAACTGATAATAACGTACATATCAATTACAAGATCATTTTCTTCTTGCCGAACAATGACGCCTTTCGCAAAATTTTCTTTTCGCAAAATATCAGTCAAGCCGTCACGAATTTGATGCTGGGTAGCCATACCTACAATGCCATAGCATTCAATTGCTGCTCCACCTGCAACCTGAGCAATTACATCATTGGAAATTTCGATTTGGCCATAGTCGTTTTTTAATTCTATCGACATTAAAAATTCCCCCTTGAGTCCTATTTCACTAATTTCATTCTACATGAAACTATTCTATAAGAAAAGCGGACGTTCAAGGTGTAAAGGTTTTTTTCTTGAAAGGTCATGAAAATTAGTTGCAAACCACTAATCTCTATGTTAAATTATTAAAGTATGTGAAATGAAAAACGAACTGAAATTCTATTATAATTTTCAGCTTCACTTGTGAGGAGGGACTTACATGCCTAAAGTATGTGCAATTAGCGGACGCAAAGCTCGCGCCGGAAATGCCCGTTCACACGCGATGAATTCGACAAAACGTACATGGGGAGCAAACCTTCAAAAAGTTCGTATCCTTGTAAACGGTAAACCGAAACGCGTTTGGGTTTCTGCAAGAGCAATGAAATCAGGAAAAGTTGAGCGCGTATAATCGCTCATGAATAATGCCAGGCTGATAACCATCAGCCTGGCATTTTTTCGTGTGTTTTATTGTAAATTAAGTTGAGGATATTCCGCAAAACAGCTCCTGCCGGAAAACATCGGCAGGAGCTGTTTTATTTAATCTGCGCTTTCGATCATTACACAGCTTCCAGCTGTGAAAGAAACGGTTCCTTCATCTGTTAATTCATTGCTGATAAAGCGTGTCGAACCGAATGGCACCGATTCGTTTTCCA includes these proteins:
- the plsX gene encoding phosphate acyltransferase PlsX → MIIAVDAMGGDNAPKEIIEGVYKALSEFSDLEIQLYGHEEKMQPYLRAQDRLSVIHCEEIIGAEDDPVRAVRRKKNASMVQMAQAVKEGRADACVSAGNTGALMAAGLFVVGRIEGVDRPALAPTLPTIDGKGFVMLDMGANAEARPEHLVQYAVMGSIYAEKVRGIENPTVGLLNIGTEEKKGNDLTKAAFPLLKQAPINFIGNVESRDLLNGVADVVVTDGFTGNMVLKTIEGTAMNVFAMIKDVFMASTKTKIAALLVKNDLSGLKGMLDYSEYGGAGLFGLKAPVIKAHGSSNANALFNAIRQTRTMVEYDVTGTIHSTLEKEQQHD
- the fapR gene encoding transcription factor FapR, encoding MRRPKKERQQALKDSIRTNPFVTDEELSAEFDVSVQTIRLDRMELSIPELRERIKHVAVKTYEDEVKSLPIDEVFGEIIDIELDERAISIFDVKPEHVFQRNKIARGHHLFAQANSLAVAVMNDELALTVKSELQFLRPVTAGQRIVAKAQVVDRNPEKNRAYVKVVSSVDQATVFIGTFEMYRMTEQSEGDEK
- the recG gene encoding ATP-dependent DNA helicase RecG, with protein sequence MAGQLLVVDAKTPVTALKGVGKTAAESLQEMKIETIHDLIMTFPYRHEDFQLKDLADTPHNERVTVEGRVESEPSVLFLGKNKSRTQVQILVGRHLVKAIFFNQPYVKAKLHIGEVLTLSGKWDRGRQVITVQSHTIGPRTSGADFEPVYSLKGTIYQKTFRKLMRQALDLIKDDLKDCLPKRFLSSYHLPSFQDALEWVHFPPDGEMLKQARRRFVYEELLMFQLKMQALRKKNREEEGGSFINYDLEKLKNFIQTLPFDLTAAQKRVVNEICKDMREPFRMNRLLQGDVGSGKTVVAAISLYAAVTAGQQGALMAPTEILAEQHANTLVQWFEPFGLNIALLTGSVKGKRRQLILDQLAAGEIQILIGTHALIQPDVQFKKLGLVITDEQHRFGVDQRRVLKDKGYNPDVLFMTATPIPRTLAISAFGEMDVSVIDEMPVGRKEIQTFWMKKDMFAKILGRMEKELAAGRQAYVICPLIEESDKLDFQNAVELFQQLSSHFHGKHTVGLMHGRLHSDEKEETMRAFTEGKISVLVSTTVVEVGVNVPNASFMLIYDAERFGLSQLHQLRGRVGRGSEQSYCVLLADPKTEMGKERMTSMTETNDGFILAEKDLQLRGPGDFFGRKQSGVPEFKMADLVHDYRALETARKDAEKLVNSEEFWVEDETKCLREHLEDSGVLSSSRLD
- the sdaAA gene encoding L-serine ammonia-lyase, iron-sulfur-dependent, subunit alpha — translated: MEYLFRNVRELVERAEKENKLISEIMIEQEMLVTDRSREEIMKQMDRNLTVMEEAVEKGLKGVHSVSGLTGGDAVLLQDYMAKGNSLSGDLLLDAVSKAVATNEVNAAMGTICATPTAGSAGVVPGTLFAVKNKLNPTREQMIRYLFTSGAFGFVVANNASISGAAGGCQAEVGSAAAMAAAAIVEMAGGTPQQSSEAFAITMKNMLGLVCDPVAGLVEVPCVKRNAMGAANSVVAADMALAGVTSWIPCDEVIGAMFEIGQSMPSSLRETAKGGLAATPTGKWLEAKIFGGAVVGSGR
- the sdaAB gene encoding L-serine ammonia-lyase, iron-sulfur-dependent subunit beta, giving the protein MKFKSVFDIIGPVMIGPSSSHTAGAARIGRVARDLFGRQPKWAKVHLYGSFAETFKGHSTDVAIIGGLLDYDTFDERIKTSFEEAEKVGMAFEFIPETGNVDHPNTTRIVVGDEHSEMSMMGISIGGGKIEITELNGFPLKLSGEHPAILVVHEDRSGCIANVSNCLYKYDINIGHMEVSRKEKGHMALMVIEVDQNVDKEVMDELRELPNITQVTRIAD
- a CDS encoding DAK2 domain-containing protein, which translates into the protein MKSLNGIQFAEMVQMGAHHLFQNADYVDALNVFPVPDGDTGTNMNLSMSSGAKETEANAVEHIGKTASALSKGLLMGARGNSGVILSQLFRGFSKHIENEPALSAAQFAEALQHGVETAYKAVMKPVEGTILTVAKDSAAKGMELAKTEEDLIVLFEGVVTEAKASLERTPDLLPVLKEVGVVDSGGQGLVYVYEGFLACLKGEKLPEKHAHASISELVSAEHHKNIAGFMDTADIEFGYCTEFMVKFEKDKQQFNEASFRTDLSAYGDSLLVIADDEVAKIHIHSEEPGKVLTYGQQYGSLISMKIENMRQQHIDIVGEDFKKDAVKPNAKHPYAVVTVAMGEGIADLLRSIGASYVIEGGQTMNPSTEDIVNAVKEIQAERVLILPNNKNIIMAAEQAAELLDIEAAVVPTRDVPEGMSALLAFNPSATVEDNCKLMSSASKNVKSGSVTYAVRDTSIDGIEIKKDDFMGISQGKIVVSDASLEMVTEELAKKLIDEDAEIVTILYGEDVSESDAEKLAEFIESLNEEVEVEIHNGKQPLYPYILAVE
- a CDS encoding Asp23/Gls24 family envelope stress response protein, with translation MSIELKNDYGQIEISNDVIAQVAGGAAIECYGIVGMATQHQIRDGLTDILRKENFAKGVIVRQEENDLVIDMYVIISYGTKISEVAYQVQSKVKYTLTKTIGMPVKAVNIYVQGVRVTNP
- the rpmB gene encoding 50S ribosomal protein L28; amino-acid sequence: MPKVCAISGRKARAGNARSHAMNSTKRTWGANLQKVRILVNGKPKRVWVSARAMKSGKVERV